From one Pirellulales bacterium genomic stretch:
- a CDS encoding response regulator transcription factor, producing MSLRVLIADDHEVVRSGLSSLLQGSGAEIVGQAGTGDEAIQLTRELHPDVVLLDIRMPDTDGLAALEALRKEFPQLPVVMLSTYDNPTYMARALTLGAKDYLLKGCTREQLISSIAAAASGRSGAHSSELQRVAGAMETPEVTVGEGVSLTRRETQVLRHVALGLSNKEIGRSLEISIETVKEHVQNILRKISATDRTQAAVWAVRRGLV from the coding sequence ATGAGTCTGCGCGTCTTGATTGCCGACGACCACGAGGTCGTCCGTTCCGGTCTGTCGAGTTTGCTCCAAGGTTCGGGTGCCGAAATCGTCGGCCAGGCTGGCACGGGCGATGAGGCCATCCAGCTCACTCGCGAACTGCACCCCGACGTCGTACTGCTCGACATTCGCATGCCCGATACCGACGGGCTGGCAGCGCTCGAAGCGCTCCGCAAGGAGTTTCCGCAACTCCCGGTGGTGATGCTTTCGACCTATGACAACCCGACCTATATGGCCCGCGCGTTGACGCTGGGCGCCAAGGACTACCTGCTCAAAGGTTGCACCCGCGAGCAATTGATCTCGAGCATCGCGGCGGCCGCCTCCGGACGGAGCGGCGCGCATTCCAGCGAGTTGCAGCGCGTGGCCGGCGCCATGGAAACGCCCGAGGTCACCGTCGGCGAAGGGGTGTCGCTCACCCGGCGCGAAACGCAGGTGCTCCGGCACGTCGCCCTGGGCCTGAGCAACAAGGAAATTGGCCGATCGCTGGAAATCAGCATCGAGACGGTCAAAGAGCACGTGCAAAACATCCTGCGCAAGATCAGTGCGACCGACCGTACGCAGGCGGCCGTGTGGGCTGTCCGGCGCGGGCTCGTCTAA
- the bshB1 gene encoding bacillithiol biosynthesis deacetylase BshB1, whose protein sequence is MDRAVLDVLVVAPHPDDAELGMAGAILQFKSQGLAVGILDLTSGEPTPHGSLELRARETAAATAVLGIDWRRNLGLVNRSLEPTLEARRQVAEVFRETRPRWIFAPYWVDAHPDHLAATEIVEAARFWAKLSKSDLAGDPYHPPRLLYYHCMHLRLALQPALVLDITAHWEGKRRAVECYHSQFIAGRPDEPPTFLDRVRDQAAYWGWTIGTNYGEPFSSREPLGVSSLAALL, encoded by the coding sequence GTGGATCGTGCCGTGCTCGATGTGCTAGTAGTCGCCCCCCACCCGGATGACGCCGAGCTGGGGATGGCGGGCGCCATTCTGCAGTTCAAGTCGCAGGGGCTCGCCGTCGGAATTCTCGACCTCACGAGTGGGGAACCCACGCCACACGGCAGCCTCGAGCTGCGGGCCCGGGAGACCGCCGCTGCCACCGCGGTGCTGGGCATCGACTGGCGGCGCAACCTTGGGCTGGTCAACCGCAGCCTGGAACCGACGCTCGAAGCGCGGCGCCAGGTGGCCGAGGTGTTTCGCGAGACGCGGCCGCGCTGGATCTTCGCGCCGTACTGGGTCGATGCCCATCCCGATCACCTGGCGGCGACCGAGATCGTCGAGGCAGCGCGGTTCTGGGCGAAGCTCAGTAAGAGCGATCTGGCCGGCGATCCCTACCATCCGCCGCGGCTGCTCTACTACCACTGCATGCACCTCAGGCTGGCGTTGCAGCCGGCGCTGGTGCTCGACATCACCGCCCATTGGGAAGGCAAGCGTCGCGCGGTGGAGTGCTACCACAGCCAATTCATCGCCGGGCGGCCGGACGAACCGCCGACGTTTCTCGATCGCGTCCGCGACCAGGCGGCCTACTGGGGCTGGACGATCGGCACCAACTACGGCGAGCCCTTTTCGAGCCGCGAGCCGCTGGGGGTGTCGAGTCTCGCGGCGCTGCTGTAG
- the xerC gene encoding tyrosine recombinase XerC, whose amino-acid sequence MPRSPSAETRSARRDRTAEPSATPPGEFTRSVERFLRYQRVERNASPLTEKSYGEDLAALERYLAEQSRGPAPGPSDLTTLDLRGYVASLHEAGYAKATIARRLASLRSFFRYGQREGWVRTNPARPLRNPRRQRKLPHFLSTADVGTLLEAPPRSGAAGLRDRAILETLYSAGLRVSELVGLNDGDLDLAAGVVRVRGKGRRERLSPIGSHADAALRRWLSVRQLHPRAPQGVQAPVFTNKFGRRLTTRSVGRMLEKYLRATGLDTRTSPHTLRHSFATHLLDRGADIRSVQELLGHKSLATTQIYTHVSTAVLREVYERAHPRAR is encoded by the coding sequence ATGCCCCGGAGTCCGTCGGCCGAAACTCGATCTGCGCGACGCGATCGCACGGCCGAACCTTCTGCGACTCCGCCCGGCGAATTCACTCGCAGCGTCGAGCGGTTCTTGCGTTATCAGCGCGTCGAGCGCAATGCCTCGCCGCTGACCGAGAAAAGCTACGGCGAAGACCTGGCGGCGCTGGAGCGCTATTTGGCCGAACAATCGCGTGGGCCGGCACCGGGCCCCAGCGATCTGACCACGCTCGATCTGCGCGGCTATGTCGCCTCGCTCCACGAGGCCGGCTATGCCAAGGCCACGATCGCCCGGCGGCTCGCCTCCTTGCGCAGCTTTTTTCGCTACGGGCAACGCGAGGGCTGGGTCCGCACGAATCCGGCACGCCCGCTCCGCAATCCGCGGCGGCAGCGCAAACTGCCGCACTTTCTCTCGACCGCCGACGTCGGCACCTTGCTCGAGGCGCCACCGCGGAGCGGCGCCGCCGGCCTCCGCGATCGCGCCATCCTGGAGACTTTGTACTCGGCCGGGTTGCGCGTCAGTGAACTCGTCGGGCTCAACGACGGCGACCTCGACCTGGCCGCCGGCGTGGTGCGCGTGCGCGGCAAAGGGCGCCGCGAACGACTTTCGCCGATCGGCTCCCATGCCGACGCCGCGCTGCGGCGCTGGCTGAGCGTTCGCCAACTGCACCCGCGCGCTCCTCAAGGGGTGCAAGCGCCCGTGTTCACCAACAAGTTCGGCCGACGGCTGACCACGCGCAGCGTGGGCCGGATGTTGGAGAAGTATCTGCGCGCGACCGGGCTCGACACGCGGACCTCGCCCCACACGCTACGGCACAGCTTTGCGACCCACCTACTCGACCGCGGTGCCGACATCCGTAGCGTGCAGGAACTGCTCGGTCACAAGAGTCTGGCCACCACGCAGATCTATACCCACGTCAGCACGGCCGTGCTGCGCGAGGTCTACGAACGCGCCCACCCTCGGGCACGCTGA
- a CDS encoding VOC family protein codes for MTLRRMDNVLIVVDDLEATKAFFIELGLKLEGETTVEGPLVGRLIGLNDVRATLAMMRTPDGQGIELDKFHTPSAIRFGPVDAPVNTLGIRRIMFAVDDIDAVVARMCARGAELIGEMQYEDTYRLAYIRGPEGIIVALAEQFG; via the coding sequence ATGACGCTTAGACGAATGGACAACGTCCTCATCGTTGTCGACGATCTCGAAGCCACCAAGGCGTTCTTCATCGAACTGGGTCTCAAGCTCGAGGGAGAGACGACCGTCGAGGGGCCTCTGGTCGGCAGACTGATTGGGCTCAACGATGTCCGGGCCACTCTCGCGATGATGCGGACTCCCGATGGACAGGGCATTGAGCTGGACAAGTTTCATACGCCCAGCGCGATCAGGTTTGGGCCGGTGGACGCGCCGGTAAACACGCTGGGCATCCGTCGCATTATGTTCGCTGTCGATGACATCGACGCTGTGGTTGCGCGAATGTGCGCCCGCGGTGCCGAGCTCATTGGCGAAATGCAGTACGAGGACACGTATCGGCTTGCCTACATCCGCGGGCCTGAAGGCATCATTGTCGCGCTGGCAGAGCAGTTCGGGTAA